In the Desulfurellaceae bacterium genome, AGGGCGAAATGCTGGGCCGAACCGGCAAGACCGGACTGGCCGGCGGCGATCACCTGCACTTCGCCATCCTGGTCCAGGGCGTGCCGGTCACCCCGCTCGAATGGTGGGACGCCGACTGGGTCCAGACCCATTTTTTCTCACGCCTGCGGGCCGCAGCTGGCTGAGACCGGCCCGACCGCATGGACGCCACGGGCGCTTCCGATTATACTTGCTGACGGCCGGCCGCCAGCCCGACCGTCACACACGACCATCCCAAGGGGGGACGCCATGTTCAAGATACTCGCCACAGTCATCCGCCGCGCTGCGGTCTCGCACGACGAACTGGTCAGGGTGTGGGAAACGGTCCACGCCCCGCACGTGGTCAAGATCGCCAAACCCGAACGCTACCGCATCACCTTTTTTGATCAGCCCGGGGCCGACGCTGATCCCGGACTCGACGGGATGGCCGAGCTGTGGTTCCGCGACAGGCAGCACTACGACACGACCATAGGCCGCAACGCCCCGCCCGAGATCATGGATGACCGTTTCAGCGACTACGCCGATATCACCAAGGGCAACTGGCTGGCGGTGACCGAACACCTCAACGTCGACGGCCCGACCAGCCGCGCCACGACCAAGTTCACCTTTTTTGTCAAGCGCCGCGCCGGCGTTGAGCGGGCCGATCTGGACCGCCACTGGCTGGAGACCCACGTGCCGAACGTGGCGGCTGCGGTTGAGCGGACGCCCGAGGCCCGGCGCTACACCGTCAACCTGGTCGATCCGGCCAAAGAGCGGCGCTACGACGGTATCGCTCAGCTGTGGCTGGACGGCGACCATTCGAGCGTGCCCGAGCTGGTCGGCCTGGAACCGGACGGATTTACCGATCTGGTCCAGACGCCGCTCATGTCCCGGGGCCACGAGATTCGTATCGTCGACTAAACCGGAAAGGACAATCCCGCATGGAATACAAAACCGTTGCCGAAGCCAAAGACCTGCCCGGCCTGCGTCTGGCGCTGACCATCGGCGGTCCGGCGCCGTGGAGCCAGGCGGCCAAGAGCATCCTGGAGGTCAAACACATTCCCTACGTCCCGGTCGCCCAGCACGGGGGCGAGGCCAACGCAGAGCTGGTGGCCTGGACCGGCCACCGCAACGCGCCGGTCGCCGTATACGACAACGAGCCGGCCCGGACCGGCTGGTATGAAATCCTGCTGCTGGCCGAGCGGCTGGCCCCCACGCCGTCGTTGCTGCCGTCCGCAGTCGAAGACCGGGCGCTGATGATCGGCCTGTCCAACGAGCTGTGCGGCGAACAGGGCTTCACCTGGCAGACGCGTCACATCATGTTCGATACCATCCTCAAGATGCAGGGCGAGGCCTTCAAGCAGTCGCCGATGGTTGCAGCCTACGGCTATTCGGCCGAAAACGCGGCGGCGGCGCCCGCAAAAATCATACCCATCCTGCGCGCCCTGTCGGCCCGGTTGCACGCCCAAAAGCAGGCCGGCAGCCGCTATTTCATCGGCGCCCAGCTGACCGCCCTGGACCTGTACTGGGCCAATATGTCCCAGGTCATCGATCCCTACCCACCCGACAAGAACCCCATGCCGAATTTTTTCCGCAGCATGTGGGCGCCCGTCCGCCAGGCGGTCGAGGCGGCGATCGATCCGGTGCTGATTGCGCACCGGGACTTCATCTTCGAGCAGCACCTCAGCCTGCCGCTCGATTTCTGAGCCCGCCCACAGAAAGGACACCGCATGGCCGACCAGTATCGTCTGTTTGGTGCCGAACTCTCGCCCTACTCGGTCAAGGTTCGTTCCTACTGCCGCTATAAAGCCATTCCCCACCAGTGGATCATCCGCAGCGCTGCGGTCCAAGATGAGTACAACAAGTACGCCAAGATCCCGATCATCCCGCTGCTCGTCACCCCCCAGGACACCGGCCTGCAGGACTCGACCCCGATCATCGAACAGCTCGAAGTCCTCTACCCCGAGCCTGCCATCCATCCCGCCGATCCGGTCAGCGGCTTTCTCTCGGCCCTGGTCGAAGAGTTCGGAGACGAGTGGGGCAATAAATGGATGTTTCACTACCGCTGGGCGCGTGAGGTCGATCAGCTCAGCTCGGCCGGTCGTATCGCCCGCATGATGATGCCTGCGGCCGACGACAAACAGTACGCCCAGATGGTCGCCCAGGTGCGCGAACGCATGGTCAACCGGGTCTGGTTTGTCGGCTCCAACGCGCAGACGGCGCCCCAGATTGAGGCATCCTTTTGCGAGGCCATTGAGCAGCTCGACGCCCATCTCAGCACCCGCGCCTATCTGTTCGGGGCACGGCCGTCGTTCGGCGACCTGGGCCTGTGGGGCCAGATCTATAACGCCTGGACCGATCCGACTCCGTGCGCCTTTGTCGAGGGCCGCGCCCCGCACGTGCTGGCCTGGGTGCAGCGCATGCTGTGGCCGCGCGCCGAGGGCGAGTTTGAGCCGTGGTCGAGCCTGGAACCGACCCTGCTGCCGTTTCTGGAGCGCCAGCTCGGCGCCCGCTTCATGCCCTGGACGCTGGCCAACGCCGAGGCCATCGCCACCGGCCGGGAGGAGTTCAGCGTCGAACTCGACGGCCACACCTGGACCCAGAAGCCCCAGAAATACCACGCCAAATCCCTCCAGGCGCTGCGCGCCAAGTATGCTGCGGTCAGCGACACAAGCGGTCTCGACCCGATTCTGGAGCGGGCCGGCTGTCTGAACGGCCTGCAGGGCTAACCGAAGCCGCCCCATGACAGACAGGGAGACCGTTCATGCCCCGCCTGCGTTTTGGACTGAGCTACGACTTCCGCAATCCGCCCGAGTCCGGCCTGGCCATGCCCCGCCTGTACGCCGAGACGCTGGAGCAAATGGTCTGGGCCGAATCGCTCGGTTTTGATCAGATCTGGTTTACCGAACACCACTTTGTCGAGGACGGCTACCTGCCGAGCTGGGTGCCGGTGG is a window encoding:
- a CDS encoding EthD domain-containing protein, translating into MFKILATVIRRAAVSHDELVRVWETVHAPHVVKIAKPERYRITFFDQPGADADPGLDGMAELWFRDRQHYDTTIGRNAPPEIMDDRFSDYADITKGNWLAVTEHLNVDGPTSRATTKFTFFVKRRAGVERADLDRHWLETHVPNVAAAVERTPEARRYTVNLVDPAKERRYDGIAQLWLDGDHSSVPELVGLEPDGFTDLVQTPLMSRGHEIRIVD
- a CDS encoding glutathione S-transferase family protein codes for the protein MADQYRLFGAELSPYSVKVRSYCRYKAIPHQWIIRSAAVQDEYNKYAKIPIIPLLVTPQDTGLQDSTPIIEQLEVLYPEPAIHPADPVSGFLSALVEEFGDEWGNKWMFHYRWAREVDQLSSAGRIARMMMPAADDKQYAQMVAQVRERMVNRVWFVGSNAQTAPQIEASFCEAIEQLDAHLSTRAYLFGARPSFGDLGLWGQIYNAWTDPTPCAFVEGRAPHVLAWVQRMLWPRAEGEFEPWSSLEPTLLPFLERQLGARFMPWTLANAEAIATGREEFSVELDGHTWTQKPQKYHAKSLQALRAKYAAVSDTSGLDPILERAGCLNGLQG